From the Triticum urartu cultivar G1812 chromosome 4, Tu2.1, whole genome shotgun sequence genome, the window AGCTAGGTGGGCAGGCCATCTGCCGGCATCTTTTGGGGCGGCCCAATTGCCCCAAATTCATTTTGGGGGCGAACGCACTGCCCTTAACCAGTTGGCGCGGAATTAACGAATTGAGGCCCAAAAAACGCGCGAGGCAAGTTGTGGGAGAATGAAAAATTAGAAGACACTGGAAGCCCACCGTGGCCTTTTCccctcctctttccccttctccaCACACTTCATCTCAAAAGAAAACACATGTCGACGCTCTCCCTCCCTCAGCAGCCGCGCGCACTGCATCTCGCCGTCGCCGCCAAACCCTAGCACCGCCGCCCCTCCGTCGACCCACCGCTGCCGCGCCCCCATCCCCTGCATCgacccaccgccgccgcccctgcgTCGACCCGGCGCTGCCGCCCCTATCCCCTGCATCCACCCGTCGCCTTCATCCCCTGCATCGACCCACCGCCGCCGAACCTGCATCGACCCACCGCCGCCGACCCCATCCCCTGCATCGACCCGGCGCCGACCCCATCCCCTGCATCGACCCACCGCCGCCCCCATCCCCTGCATCgacccggcgccgccgcccctgcATCCACCTAGCACCGCCGCCCCCATCCTCTTCATCCACACCGCAGGAGCATCCCCAATCCAGCCCGCCGCCCCTGCATCCACCCAgaaccaccgcccccatcctctTTATCCACGCCACAGGAGAATCCCCCAATCCAGCCGGACGCACCAGCATCACGCAatccagcgccgccgccccatCGCCTCCATCACCCCACATAGTTGTCCCAGTGTACAGGCGAAGCTGAATTAAAAAGATCTCAGCTTTGTGGGATATACATACAAAAACTTTGATGCTGTGAAAGGATTAAAACATGCAGGTTTGTGTCTTTGACATAATTTTGTATGTTGTGAAATATGGCTGGATTACAAGTATGGATTTCTTTTCTAGTGTTATTGGCATTTTCTCATATCATACTCATTATGTTTTGTAAACTTATAAATGACAGTTTTTCATAGTATAAACATGCTATTAGGTAGCTTCACCACTTGATGAAAAATGACCAGTATCTAAGTGGCATACATGCTGTTTATAATCCTTTGTTGTTTATTAATCtataaatgtttgcagatatgCAAAGGAGCTCATCACTAAAAAGGCCCTCTATTGGTGCTATATTCCCCAAGAACAACACCTCCCGATACCCTTCGCCATCCTCACCCCTGGTTCACCTCCTCTGCCACCTACTCGCCAACTGATCAGCAGGAGCAGCAACAGCCTGAGAGTCGCAGATAGAGGTTGCACCGAGTTCTGTTCTCTGTTGTCACAGGTCTGCATTTAGAACATGCACAGTTTTTTTTTTGCTGAGGTAGTAAACTTGGCTATGAGCTATGAGTCTAATAGAAGATCCTTGTAACTTGAACTGTCAGAACATGATTCCTAATTTATGCCTATCAGGTGCTATTTAGAGTATATGACTTGGTACTTTTGATTTAGTTTCATTAATGATCTGGATGATAAACTGGACAAGTTTGTGGTACCTTTTGATATGCTAAATGTAAGATCATAACTGCATGCTAGTTGGTTATTGTTCTTCATCTAGGGTAATTATATTTTTACGCGTTCCAGGAACCAGCCTAAACCAGACTTTAAGGACAAGTTTAAGATCTAGGTTGGGAAGTGAAGAAGGTATCAAGCTGCAGCCATCAATAATTGAACAAGTGCCACTTCCAGCTTCTGGTGAGATTCTTGATCATAAGACTTGATATTTTTTATATCGTTGTGTGGTATCTTCTGATTTTAGTTTGAATACCTTGTAATTTGATTCTATCATTGCATGGTAATATTAGACTATATTTCGAATATTCGAGTGTTGCTCTGGTTTGTAATTATTGATTTGTGTTGGCTTGCGATAATTAGGCAAGGGTTCAAATTTAGTACAAGCAACTCGTGATGGACAAGAGTTGGATGGATCATGCTAGGTACAACATTAAGATGAACACGCTTTTCCACTTATATAATATTATCGAAGGATTATCTATTGATGAATCAATAATTGTAGGCATACAAAAACGTATATTGAAGGGGTCAAACAATTTATACAATTTGCATTTACCAATTCTGCTAGAGGGAGCAAGATATTATGTCCTTGTAAAATCTGTGTGAACTGTGCATGGAAGGAATCTAGTGTTGTCTATGAGCACTTAGTATGCGATGGGTTCTTGGAAGGGTATAAAAAATGGTTGTATCATGGGGAGGGACCGTTATGCCTTCCACAATGGTGCGAGCCTGTCAAGTTTcaaaacgacgaggttgaagatgAGGACATATTTGAGGTACTTGATGAGATACCTGAAATGCTTGAAGATATAGGACATGAATTTGGTGAAGTTGGGGATGGTGGTGGGAATGATGGTGACCTAAGGGAGGATGGAAGTGATCCAAATATAGAGGCCTTTCACCAATTATTAGATGATGCAGGACAACTTTATCCTGGGTGCACAAGCTTCTCAAAGCTACACTTTGTAGTTAGATTACTCCACACCAAATTTCTTGGGGGTTGGAGTGATAAGAGTTTTAACATATTGCTCGAGCTGCTTAATAAGGCCTTTCCAGGGGACTCGCCACTTGTTACCTTGTACAATGAAACTTTTTTGATGCTTACATATATTCAGTATACCAAAAAATAGCTGCTAACAGAACACCTTTTTTTTAAAACGGATTAACAGAACACCTTTCATTAGCTAGATTATGCTTTGTTATGGGCAGTGGTGCTACTACAACAACTAAGATTTTGCTGTCCCTTGTTTAAGAATATAAGAATTTTCTAACGACATGGAGTCACATTACACATGACGCATCTAGGAGATACTGCAAAAGGTAATTCATCCTTTGTTGAATTTCAATAATATGCGAGATTTCACTGTTGATGGTAACACACAAGGTGTCTGCAGTTCTTCCGCTTCATTACAAGAGGTAGATCCGTAGATCCACTAGTATGGTTTTTGATTTTGATTAGCAAAAATTATATGGAGTTACTACAGTTCAAATAACGTTCTGTCACCAATTTGTATTGTCATCAATTTGTATTTTGGTATAATCATTTTTGAAGTAGTAACTACACAAGCACCACTGAGCAAGAACAAGTATACAGAGATTCCCAACAAATTCAAAAGAAGGCAGGTCAAATCAACCTATGGTTCCACAATGAAGCAGTGAACTCAAAAGTGATATTTATTATTACGTAGTGAACTTAATTCTCTCTTCCATAAATGTCAAGCCTTGAGGAGAAAATTATAGCTATTTAATGGGTAAAAGGGAATAATCCCTTCCATCATTTCCTATTTAGGCCTTCTGTTTCTACCTTCGTGTCTTTTAAAATAAGATTAAAGCATAGACTGCCAGAGGCAACAGGTGACCAAATTGGCAACATAGGTGATCAGAAATGAAATAGATGCACGTTTCTTTCAATATAATATACATTGTATTCTACGGCTGTATGTGTAGATACTAGATAAAATGATAGATAGATAGTTTTGTTTGGATGCTTGTATAATAACCGAACAAGAGCGTCAGCATGAAATAGAGGATATAGAAAAAACGCCATTCTAGTTACTTGTTTATCTGATTTGTTCTAATAACCCAAGCATAACCGCAAGCACCTAGTGGTCCTGCTACAGATCACACACTGAAACAAGTGCTCTCTCAGTGAATGGGGTCAAGGAGGACATGTTCCAAAGTGTTCAGTTTGACGCGAATTTGTTTACTGGATGGTAGAGAATGAACCCATTCTCCATTCCCCATGTTAGGCCCTCTGTATTTTTTCCAGTCATTGGTACCTTTTTGTATGAGGACCATGAACCAAGTGTGTAGCGCATACATGACTGAAGCATTCTTAGATCTGATTAACTCTACTGCTATAATATGTGATGCGTAATTTAGAAAAATTATTTGCATGTCCTTCTTGACCCCATTCACTGAGAGAGCACTTGTTTCAGTGTGTGATCTGTAGCAGGACCACTAGGTGCTTGCGGTTATGCTTGGGTTATTAGAACAAATCAGATAAACAAGTAACTAGAATGGCGTTTTTTCTATATCCTCTATTTCATGCTGACGCTCTTGTTTGCTTATTATACAAGCATCCAGACAAAACTATCTATCTATCATTTTATCTAGTATCTACACATACAGCCGTAGAATACAATGTATATTATATTGAAAGAAACGTGCATCTATTTCATTTCTGATCACCTATGTTGCCAATTTGGTCACCTGTTGCCTCTGGCAGTCTATGCTTTAATCTTATTTTAAAAGACACGAAGGTAGAAACAGAAGGCCTAAATAGGAAATGATGGAAGGGATTATTCCCTTTTACCCATTAAATAGCTATAATTTTCTCCTCAAGGCTTGACATTTATGGAAGAGAGAATTAAGTTCACTACGTAATAATAAATATCACTTTTGAGTTCACTGCTTCATTGTGGAACCATAGGTTGATTTGACCTGCCTTCTTTTGAATTTGTTGGGGATCTCTGTATACTTGTTCTTGCTCAGTGGTGCTTGTGTAGTTACTACTTCAAAAATGATTATACCAAAATACAAATTGGTGACAGGACGTTATTTGAACTGTAGTAACTCCATATAATTTTTGCTAATCAAAATCAAGAACCATACTAGTGGATCTACGGATCTACCTCTTGTAATGAAGCGGAAGAACTGCAGACACCTTGTGTGTTACCATCAACAGTGAAATCTCGCATATTATTGAAATTCAACAAAGGATGAATTACCTTTTGCAGTATCTCCTAGATGCGTCATGTGTAATGTGACTCCATGTCGTTAGAAAATTCTTATATTCTTAAACAAGGGACAGCAAAATCTTAGTTGTTGTAGTAGCACCACTGCCCATAACAAAGCATAATCTAGCTGATGAAAGGTGTTCTGTTAATCCGTTTTAAAAAAAAGGTGTTCTGTTAGCAGCTATTTTTTGGTATACTGAATATATGTAAGCATCAAAAAAGTTTCATTGTACAAGGTTTTTGTGTTCTTCATGTAAGAAGTTTGCAGGACTAGCAGTGGTCGGTGGAGATGATTTATCTGCGTACTTGTTGACTTCATGACTTTGTTGCTTCTTCACCACCCTGAAAATAATAGCTCTGTTTCGGTTGTCCCAAATGACATGTGACACCCTGAACTCTATTTGGTTGGTGCTTAGGAATTCAGTGAGCAAGTTTTACTTGCTGCAACATTGAAATGATGCTTGCTGGTTGGTTGCTTACTGAATTCAGGCTGAGTTCTCCAGTTGTTGTATTTGTAATATGAGATTTACCTAGTATTCCGTCCATTAGTCGTCAAAAGTTCAGCAAAATATGATAATGAAGAAATATTTCGCCGTGGCACAACCGAGTTGATGCTTACACTAGATATCTGGTTGATGATTTTGCATCTACTGTAATTTATTGCTTTAGCGGTGGAGTGGTTGCTCAGGTTTATTACATACCATGTTGCACCTCAGAGTACATCAGGACTTTTGGTATTATTATGAagtatttatttattttgatgtAGTTTCACTATCTTGGCACTCCATTTTATGAACCTTATCATGTGAAGTTATTTGGATACTCACTGTGTTTGCATTTATCTGTATGCAGGAAACCCAATTTTGTATCTCAAATCAAGAGTAGGTTCCTATAAATTCTGGAGAAATGGAAATGGGAGACAAGGCAGTCGGCCTTGTGTTGACCATGACGAGTTTATCCATCTTTACCTACTACACTTTCTGGGTCATAATCTTGGTTAGTAACTTCTGGGCATTACATGCTTCATTTCTATATGTTTCTGTGTTAATGCATCGATGGTGATTTTGTTTCTCTTTTCCCGCCTAGCCATTTGTTGACGATGACCATTTTGTCCACCAATACTTTCTGCCTCAAGAATACGCCATCTTCATCCCTGTGTTTGCCGGTGTGGTGCTACTTTCGTTCCTAAGTATATTCATCGGTCTTGTGATGCTGAAGTCGAAGAAAAAGAAGGCTGCTTGATGGATTTGGTGACTCCCCTGCCGATCCAGTGGAATTTCTGGTGTACTTATAGAACCTAGTAGACAGGTCTTGTGGATATTGCCTTCGCTTGTGATCTAAGGCTTTCTCGTGACACTTATGTCATAAATTAGATCTAATGGGCATTTGCATGTTCTTGGTAGTTTACTGATGGCAAGGTGCATGACATTCCAAGAATGAACATTGGTCAAATATCAAGTGTTGTTACATCAATATTTCTCGGATTATGTGTTTGATCAATGTAGTCGGCACTAACATGTATCATGCTTGTGTGTAGTTCACTTTTGGTACCAGTACAGAAGCTGCACATAAAAGGCACAGCCAAATGTGTCTTGCTCATTTTAGCGTCTCCAAGCTGAATAGTCAATGTTGTCCTCTTGCCCAAAAAGGAAGGTGCGGAAGGCATCTCCGACTATAGGCCTATTAGCCTCATCCACGCCATCGCTAAAATCATCGCCAAGGTCCTCTCGCTCCGGCTAGCCCCCCACATGGATGGCCTAAAATCATCGCCAAGGTCCTCTCGCTCCGGCTAGCCCCCCACATGGATGGCCTAGTCTCCAACGCCCAAAGTGCATTCATTAAGCGACGCAGCATCCATGACAACTTTATGTACGTTCGGAATTTCGTACGGAGGCTACACAAGTGCAAAACTTCAGCACTCCTTTTCAAGCTTGATATCAAGAAGGGTTTGATTCGGTTAAGTGGAGTTACATCCTGAACCTCCTCCAACACATGGGTTTCCCCACCAAGTTTCGTGCTTGGATTGCTGCCCCTTTAATGACATCTTCATCTCGCATCATTCTCAATGGGCTGCCCGGCCCGCCGATCAAGCACGGCAGCGGGTTTTGTCAGGGGGACCCCATTTCCCCCCTCCTCTTTGTCATTGCGATCGATCCGCTGCATAAAATTCTTGACCTGGCAACCTGGAAAGGCCTTCTTCATAAGATTCGTGGGCGGGGGGCCACGGTAAGGACCTCTCTCTATGCGGATGATGCCGCGGTCTTTGTGGCTCCTATCAAGCAGGACATTGATAACCTCGCCTCGATCTTGAGAGGCTTTGGTGAGGTTACGGGCCTCTGTACCAACTTCCACAAAAGCTCGGTGGTGCCAATTCGATGCAACAACCTCAACCTTGGGCACATACTTGGGAGTATGCCGGCTACTCGAGCAACCTTCCCGGTGAAGTACTTAGGCCTTCCACTCTCGGTGTGGCAACTCAAGAAGGTAGATTTCCAATATCTTGAAGACAAGGCGGCTGGCAAATTGGTTACTTGGGAGGGCCAAAACATCACAACCATCGGTCGCACGGCGCTGGTCAAGTCGGTCTTATGCTCCCAAGCGGTGTTCTCCATTACGCCTCTCATCGTACCACCTAGCACTCTCCATAACCTAACCAAGATTCAAAGAGCTTTTCACTGGTCGGGCACGGACAAGACGACAGGCGCCAAATGCAAGGTCAATTGGGATACAGTCTGTAGGCCGAAGGAGTATGGTGGCCCTGGGGTGCTTAATACTGACAAGTTTGCACGTGCTCTTCCGCTAAGGTGGCTATGGTATAAGTGGAAGGAACCCCACATATTATGGGTTCGATTTGGCAACCCTTGCGCGGAGGATGATCTAAACTTCTTTTATGCTTCGATCACCATCACCGTGAGGGACGGCGCCAAAACGCCATTTTGGGATTCCCCTTGGCTTCTCGGGCGCAAGCCCAAGGACATTGCACCTCTAATTTTTTTAGGCTTCCAGGAGAAAGAATTGGAAGGTGAGAGAGGCTCTCAAAGGCAATGCATGGATTCTCAAAATCAACTTCAACACCATCGTCTCCGGTGATCACGTCCGGGAGTTTTTCACCCTATGGATGCTTCTGAGTGACGTCCACCTTGATAAGCAACTCCACGATGATAACGTTTGGAAGCACTCGAACGACGGGATCTACACGGCGGCCACCGCATATAAGGCTCAGTTCCTTGGATTAACTCTCTCCCCATGGACCGCATGGTTTGGCAAGCTTGGGCTCCCCCGAAGGTCAAATTTTTTGCATGGTTGGCCCTCCAAGATAGGATTTGGATAGCTGATCGCCTCAAGAGGCGGGGTTGGGCAAATTGTGGCCTTTGCCCTCTTTGCCAAAGGGAACAAGAAACGGATGCACATCTCTTCTTCAAGTGTTGCTACACACTTAGGCTTTGGAGGTCAATTATCGTCAAGCTTGGCCTTGCTCACATGGACACCATTGATTGGCACCTTGCCGGGTCCGTCCACGAATGGTGGGACAAGCGAACCGGCAACCACGTTCCTAGCCGGAGCGCTTCGGCCTCCCTCGCCATGCTTGTTTCTGGGACCATTTGGAATGAGCGAAATGCACGGGTGTTTCGGCACAAGTTCACACCGACGCCGATACTTCTCAACAACATCATGGAGGAGGCAAAGCTCTGGATTACC encodes:
- the LOC125550630 gene encoding dolichol-phosphate mannose synthase subunit 2, translated to MEMGDKAVGLVLTMTSLSIFTYYTFWVIILPFVDDDHFVHQYFLPQEYAIFIPVFAGVVLLSFLSIFIGLVMLKSKKKKAA